A genomic stretch from Styela clava chromosome 5, kaStyClav1.hap1.2, whole genome shotgun sequence includes:
- the LOC120331443 gene encoding small nuclear ribonucleoprotein F-like: protein MTTLPMNPKPFINSLTGKPVIVKLKWGMEYKGYLVSVDGYMNMQLANTEEYVDGALSGHLGEILIRCNNVLYIRGVEEDDEEGEMKE, encoded by the exons ATGACTACGCTTCCTATGAACCCGAAACCATTCATAAATTCATTGACTGGAAAACCTGTCATCGTGAAACTGAAATGGGGAATGGAATATAAAGGATATCTCGTGTCTGTGGACGG GTATATGAACATGCAACTGGCAAACACAGAAGAATATGTTGACGGGGCTTTATCAGGACATCTCGGAGAAATATTGATTCGTTGTAATAACGTACTTTACATCCGGGGAGTAGAAGAAGATGATGAAGAAGGAGAAATGAAAGAATAA
- the LOC120331454 gene encoding transmembrane emp24 domain-containing protein 5-like isoform X1, whose product MFIKLVFYLSVIVAGSFGYRDVDFTVQISPMKRECFYETTKAGRAMDIEFQVIDGGDLDINFMIQAPDGRVVVSDMRKTDGIHTVDPTVEGDYVVCFDNSFSRMTGKTVFFEIIEDSAGEEEEEDGGWKDAVEPDEQYGDKLQSLEVASDTMNVIRSNLGKTSQLQGLLRAFEAKDRGIAERNFERVNFWSALNIIVMLVVLSLQVYTVRSMFSDNRKVRT is encoded by the exons ATGTTTATCAAATTGGTTTTCTATTTGTCTGTAATTGTAGCAGGATCATTCGGGTACCGGGATGTCGACTTTACCGTTCAAATTTCGCCGATGAAACGAGAATGCTTTTATGAAACAACCAAAGCAGGACGTGCAATGGACATTGAATTTCAG GTCATAGACGGGGGAGATCTCGACATCAACTTTATGATTCAAGCACCGGATGGCCGGGTTGTTGTCAGCGATATGAGAAAGACGGACGGGATACACAC tgtgGACCCGACAGTTGAAGGCGACTACGTTGTCTGTTTCGACAACTCATTCAGTCGTATGACGGGGAAAACCGTATTTTTCGAGATCATTGAAGATTCTGCCGGGGAGGAAGAAGAAGAGGATGGGGGCTGGAAAGACGCTGTCGAACCAGATGAACAATACGGCGACAAGCTCCAATCTTTGGAGGTAGCATCG GACACCATGAATGTGATCCGATCGAACCTCGGAAAGACGTCTCAACTTCAAGGCTTATTACGAGCGTTTGAGGCCAAAGATCGAGGAATCGCTGAGCGAAATTTTGAGCGCGTTAACTTCTGGTCCGCGTTGAACATCATCGTGATGTTAGTTGTTCTTTCTCTGCAAGTTTACACAGTTAGGAGCATGTTCTCAGACAATAGGAAAGTCCGCACTTAA
- the LOC120344534 gene encoding uncharacterized protein LOC120344534: MVFYTCSGCGESLKKNKVEKHVYTCRGCEYLTCIDCSCDFYGDDYKNHTSCITEDQKYSAKGTEFKPNKGDVKQQKWLDNIDSILSDSNSNLSSKAKQLIENLKNYDNIPRKRPKFLNFLKNSLRMYDSKLGEEIWSAFSAANGKNDVKNCKGESNGDSREEEGVKIKEVEKTAESAKNDSEIVNKKDKKKKKLKLDENVSNNLEKDEISAEKPKKKKTLKHKRELKDKNESSVNISLNEDNENAGKECENSRKIKKRKLDTTENSGKSKKKKKDIRNCKENNKIGKTEIQKTDENSGKDEIIMKSADNLVLNHEENAAILKKKKKKSKKGRNGLKNADNGITDESLIKIDNSELKNVGVDSKIKKKHKKKKIKTEVD; the protein is encoded by the coding sequence atggtTTTCTATACCTGCAGTGGCTGTGGagaatctttaaaaaaaaacaaagtcgAAAAACATGTTTATACTTGCCGCGGATGCGAATATTTAACCTGCATTGATTGTAGTTGTGATTTTTACGGCGACGATTACAAAAACCACACTTCGTGCATCACCGAAGATCAAAAATATTCTGCTAAAGGTACGGAATTTAAACCAAATAAAGGTGACGTTAAGCAACAAAAATGGCTTGATAATATTGACTCGATTCTGTCGGATTCTAACTCAAATTTGAGCTCAAAAGCGAAACAACTTATTGAAAATCTAAAAAACTACGATAATATTCCAAGAAAACGCCCAAAATTcctcaattttttgaaaaatagtttgAGAATGTATGATTCGAAACTTGGGGAGGAAATTTGGTCGGCTTTTTCTGCAGCAAACGGAAAAAATGATGTCAAAAATTGTAAAGGGGAGTCAAATGGGGATTCCCGGGAAGAAGAGGGTGTTAAAATAAAGGAAGTTGAAAAAACTGCTGAATCAGCAAAAAATGATTCCGAAATTGtcaataaaaaagataaaaaaaagaaaaaactgaaattggATGAAAACGTTTCAAATAATCTTGAAAAAGATGAAATTTCAGCAGAAAAACCCAAGAAAAAAAAGACTTTGAAACATAAAAGAGAATTGAAAGACAAAAATGAGAGTTCAGTGAATATCTCGTTAAATGAAGACAATGAAAATGCTGGAAAAGAATGCGAAAACTCTCGTAAAATAAAGAAGAGAAAACTGGACACCACTGAAAATTCTGGAAAATCtaagaaaaagaagaaagatATAAGGAATTGtaaagaaaacaataaaataggaaaaactGAAATTCAGAAAACCGATGAAAATAGTGGGAAGGATGAAATTATAATGAAAAGTGCTGATAATTTGGTGCTAAATCACGAAGAAAATGCTGCTATactgaagaaaaaaaagaagaaatctAAAAAAGGCAGAAACGGACTCAAAAATGCTGATAATGGGATTACTGATGAAAGTTTGATAAAAATTGACAATtcggaattaaaaaatgtggGAGTTGActcgaaaataaagaaaaaacacaaaaagaaaaaaattaaaaccgAAGTTGATTGA
- the LOC120331454 gene encoding transmembrane emp24 domain-containing protein 5-like isoform X2 encodes MFIKLVFYLSVIVAGSFGYRDVDFTVQISPMKRECFYETTKAGRAMDIEFQVIDGGDLDINFMIQAPDGRVVVSDMRKTDGIHTVDPTVEGDYVVCFDNSFSRMTGKTVFFEIIEDSAGEEEEEDGGWKDAVEPDEQYGDKLQSLEDTMNVIRSNLGKTSQLQGLLRAFEAKDRGIAERNFERVNFWSALNIIVMLVVLSLQVYTVRSMFSDNRKVRT; translated from the exons ATGTTTATCAAATTGGTTTTCTATTTGTCTGTAATTGTAGCAGGATCATTCGGGTACCGGGATGTCGACTTTACCGTTCAAATTTCGCCGATGAAACGAGAATGCTTTTATGAAACAACCAAAGCAGGACGTGCAATGGACATTGAATTTCAG GTCATAGACGGGGGAGATCTCGACATCAACTTTATGATTCAAGCACCGGATGGCCGGGTTGTTGTCAGCGATATGAGAAAGACGGACGGGATACACAC tgtgGACCCGACAGTTGAAGGCGACTACGTTGTCTGTTTCGACAACTCATTCAGTCGTATGACGGGGAAAACCGTATTTTTCGAGATCATTGAAGATTCTGCCGGGGAGGAAGAAGAAGAGGATGGGGGCTGGAAAGACGCTGTCGAACCAGATGAACAATACGGCGACAAGCTCCAATCTTTGGAG GACACCATGAATGTGATCCGATCGAACCTCGGAAAGACGTCTCAACTTCAAGGCTTATTACGAGCGTTTGAGGCCAAAGATCGAGGAATCGCTGAGCGAAATTTTGAGCGCGTTAACTTCTGGTCCGCGTTGAACATCATCGTGATGTTAGTTGTTCTTTCTCTGCAAGTTTACACAGTTAGGAGCATGTTCTCAGACAATAGGAAAGTCCGCACTTAA